The following are encoded together in the Drosophila biarmipes strain raj3 chromosome 3L, RU_DBia_V1.1, whole genome shotgun sequence genome:
- the LOC108035352 gene encoding eukaryotic translation initiation factor 5B isoform X2 gives MVKAKKGKKEILTKVEGGSSADEISDVDSDQVSLNNKKNQPLKANKAGQDDVQALTKGVKKLSVKGKGKAAKNDDSDEEEVVPAKGKAAKKSAFELLMDDDDQDDPPAQESQSEEEEKVVVKPQKNEKKGKKAKRKGKDDDDEDLDKVLAELQAEYAGESVPAAATVVSPEELADEFSKKKKNKKQAKAPVAATENAGEDEASDDEEGGSTMKSAAQKKKEKKERQKREAALAKQKAASEPKPKAVEKPAPEPEPVAAEEVQPEAVEEEEKSSKNKKKGKKDKKAEPEEEKKDTKKKGMSAAMVAAMQEQLKKRKEEEERLEREEAERIRLEDEREEARLEAVRLEAERKEKKKQREAERKARLKAEGKLLTKKQKEDRARAQALLESLKAQGLEIPDPTEKRPARLGTRIRPNKKKGPKEEAAEEEAKAAEAQAAAAAAAAAAAEKAEEEVVKESWDATDSEAEPEPEEESSQATNNGKTEAAEEEDEDTEDDDDDEDDDDSDDSDEDSDDSQEKETALANDPESRRLRAEARILKRQEEAEKKRKTDELRAGVVCVLGHVDTGKTKILDKLRRTHVQDSEAGGITQQIGATNVPIEAIKEQTKYVKASVGFEHRLPGLLIIDTPGHESFSNLRNRGSSLCDIAILVVDIMHGLEPQTIESIQLLKKKKCPFIVALNKIDRLYDWKQLGRRDVRDVLKEQASNTQLEFQRRTKEVILQFAEQGLNAALFYENTDPKTYISLVPTSAITGEGMGNLLFMIADFCQNMLAKRLMYSEELQATVLEVKALPGLGTTIDAILINGKLREGQTMVVAGTDGPIVTQIRSLLMPQPMKELRVKNAYVEYKEVKAAQGVKIAAKDLEKAIAGINLLIAHKPDEIEICTDEVARELKSALSHIKLAQTGVHVQASTLGSLEALLEFLRTSKIPYSAIRIGPVVKRDVMKASTMLEHEAQYATILAFDVKIEREAQEMADSLGVKIFQADIIYHLFDKFTAYREELKQKKREEFRSVAVFPCKLRFVDIGVVTSIESNHKQLESARKGQEICVKIDPIPGESPKMFGRHFEAEDMLISKISRQSIDACKDYFRDDLIKADWTLMVELKKLFEIL, from the exons ATGGTTAAAGCTAAAAAGGGCAAGAAAGAGATACTGACCAAGGTCGAAGGCGGTTCCTCGGCGGACGAAAT CTCCGACGTGGACAGCGACCAGGTCAGCCTCAACAACAAGAAGAACCAGCCTCTGAAAGCCAACAAAGCTGGCCAGGATGATGTCCAAGCCCTGACCAAAGGCGTGAAGAAGCTCAGTGTCAAGGGAAAAGGCAAGGCAGCCAAAAACGACGACTCCGAtgaggaggaggtggtgccCGCCAAGGGTAAGGCCGCCAAGAAGTCCGCTTTTGAGCTGCTGATGGACGACGACGACCAGGATGATCCGCCTGCCCAGGAAAGCCAGTCAGAGGAGGAGGAAAAAGTGGTCGTCAAGCCCCAGAAGAACGAGAAAAAGGGCAAGAAGGCCAAACGCAAGGGCAAGGACGACGATGATGAAGATCTCGACAAGGTTCTAGCCGAACTCCAGGCGGAATATGCCGGCGAGTCTGTTCCTGCTGCCGCCACTGTTGTTTCCCCCGAAGAACTGGCCGACGAGTTCTCCAAGAAGAAAAAGAACAAGAAGCAGGCCAAGGCTCCGGTTGCCGCGACGGAAAATGCTGGAGAGGATGAGGCCAGCGATGACGAGGAGGGCGGCAGTACCATGAAGTCAGCGGCTCAGAAAAAGAAGGAGAAGAAAGAGCGCCAGAAGCGGGAGGCTGCTCTGGCCAAACAAAAAGCAGCTTCTGAACCCAAACCCAAGGCTGTGGAGAAACCTGCTCCAGAACCGGAGCCCGTAGCCGCGGAGGAAGTCCAACCCGAAGCCGTCGAAGAGGAGGAAAAGTCCAGCAAGAACAAGAAGAAGGGCAAGAAGGACAAGAAGGCCGAGCCCGAAGAGGAGAAAAAGGACACCAAAAAGAAGGGCATGTCAGCCGCCATGGTGGCAGCCATGCAGGAGCAGCTGAAAAAGCGCAAGGAGGAAGAGGAACGCCTGGAGCGAGAAGAGGCAGAGCGCATTCGTCTGGAGGATGAGCGCGAGGAGGCACGTCTGGAGGCAGTGCGCCTGGAGGCCGAGAGGAAGGAGAAAAAGAAGCAACGCGAGGCAGAGCGCAAGGCTCGCTTGAAGGCCGAGGGCAAACTGCTCACCAAGAAGCAGAAGGAGGATCGGGCCAGGGCACAAGCTCTGCTGGAGTCTCTGAAGGCTCAGGGCCTGGAGATTCCCGATCCCACCGAAAAGCGGCCTGCCCGTCTAG GAACCCGCATCCGTCCGAACAAGAAAAAGGGTCCTAAGGAAGAGGCCGCCGAGGAGGAGGCAAAGGCAGCGGAAGCccaagctgctgctgccgccgccgctgcagctgctgccgaGAAAGCAGAAGAGGAAGTGGTCAAGGAGAGCTGGGATGCCACCGACAGCGAGGCAGAGCCAGAACCCGAGGAGGAATCTTCGCAAGCCACCAACAATGGCAAGACCGAAGCTGCCGAGGAAGAGGATGAGGACACGGAAgacgatgacgacgatgaGGATGACGATGACAGCGATGATTCCGACGAGGATAGCGATGATTCGCAGGAAAAGGAGACGGCACTGGCCAATGACCCAGAGTCACGAAGACTCCGTGCAGAAGCTCGAATCCTAAAGCGTCAAGAGGAGGCGGAAAAGAAGCGTAAGACCGATGAACTTAGGGCGGGAGTTGTTTGCGTGCTGGGCCATGTAGATACAGGAAAAACCAAGATTTTGGACAAACTGAGGCGCACTCATGTTCAGGATTCCGAGGCGGGTGGCATTACCCAGCAGATTGGAGCCACAAACGTGCCCATCGAGGCCATCAAGGAGCAAACCAAGTATGTAAAGGCATCTGTTGGATTTGAACATCGCCTGCCCGGTCTACTGATCATCGACACACCCGGTCACGAGTCCTTCAGCAACTTGAGGAATAGAGGGTCCTCCCTCTGCGACATAGCCATCCTGGTGGTGGACATTATGCACGGTTTGGAGCCGCAAACCATCGAGTCCATTCAGCTGCTCAAGAAGAAGAAGTGTCCGTTCATTGTGGCTCTCAACAAGATCGATCGCTTGTACGATTGGAAGCAGTTGGGCCGACGAGATGTGAGGGATGTGCTGAAGGAGCAGGCGAGCAACACACAGCTGGAGTTCCAGCGACGCACCAAGGAAGTGATCCTGCAGTTTGCCGAGCAGGGCTTGAACGCCGCTCTCTTCTACGAGAACACGGATCCCAAGACGTACATTTCGCTGGTGCCCACCAGTGCGATAACGGGCGAGGGCATGGGCAATCTGCTCTTCATGATTGCTGACTTCTGTCAGAATATGCTGGCCAAGCGTTTGATGTACTCCGAGGAGCTGCAGGCCACCGTGCTGGAGGTAAAGGCGCTTCCCGGCCTGGGTACCACCATCGATGCCATTCTGATCAACGGCAAGCTGCGCGAGGGTCAGACCATGGTTGTGGCCGGCACAGATGGACCCATCGTCACCCAGATCCGTTCGCTGCTGATGCCCCAGCCCATGAAGGAGTTGCGTGTGAAGAACGCCTATGTGGAGTACAAGGAGGTAAAGGCGGCGCAGGGCGTGAAGATCGCTGCCAAGGATCTGGAGAAGGCCATTGCGGGCATCAATCTGCTGATTGCCCACAAGCCGGATGAAATCGAAATTTGCAC tGATGAAGTTGCTCGGGAGCTGAAGAGTGCTCTTAGTCACATTAAACTGGCCCAGACAGGCGTTCATGTCCAGGCCTCCACGCTGGGTTCGTTGGAGGCTCTACTGGAGTTCCTGCGCACATCTAAAATTCCG taCTCTGCTATCCGCATTGGCCCCGTGGTGAAACGCGATGTGATGAAGGCCTCCACAATGTTGGAACACGAGGCGCA GTATGCAACGATTCTGGCTTTCGACGTGAAGATCGAGCGGGAGGCACAGGAAATGGCCGATTCCCTGGGCGTGAAAATATTCCAAGCGGACATTATCTATCATCTGTTCGATAAGTTCACCGCCTATCGCGAGGAGCTCAAGCAGAAGAAGCGCGAAGAGTTCCGCTCCGTGGCCGTCTTCCCCTGCAAGTTGAGG TTCGTGGACATTGGAGTCGTGACTTCCATCGAATCGAATCACAAGCAACTCGAATCGGCGCGCAAGGGTCAGGAGATTTGCGTCAAGATCGATCCGATTCCGGGTGAATCGCCCAAAATGTTTGGTCGCCACTTCGAGGCCGAGGACATGCTGATCAGCAAG
- the LOC108035352 gene encoding eukaryotic translation initiation factor 5B isoform X1 — MVKAKKGKKEILTKVEGGSSADEISDVDSDQVSLNNKKNQPLKANKAGQDDVQALTKGVKKLSVKGKGKAAKNDDSDEEEVVPAKGKAAKKSAFELLMDDDDQDDPPAQESQSEEEEKVVVKPQKNEKKGKKAKRKGKDDDDEDLDKVLAELQAEYAGESVPAAATVVSPEELADEFSKKKKNKKQAKAPVAATENAGEDEASDDEEGGSTMKSAAQKKKEKKERQKREAALAKQKAASEPKPKAVEKPAPEPEPVAAEEVQPEAVEEEEKSSKNKKKGKKDKKAEPEEEKKDTKKKGMSAAMVAAMQEQLKKRKEEEERLEREEAERIRLEDEREEARLEAVRLEAERKEKKKQREAERKARLKAEGKLLTKKQKEDRARAQALLESLKAQGLEIPDPTEKRPARLGTRIRPNKKKGPKEEAAEEEAKAAEAQAAAAAAAAAAAEKAEEEVVKESWDATDSEAEPEPEEESSQATNNGKTEAAEEEDEDTEDDDDDEDDDDSDDSDEDSDDSQEKETALANDPESRRLRAEARILKRQEEAEKKRKTDELRAGVVCVLGHVDTGKTKILDKLRRTHVQDSEAGGITQQIGATNVPIEAIKEQTKYVKASVGFEHRLPGLLIIDTPGHESFSNLRNRGSSLCDIAILVVDIMHGLEPQTIESIQLLKKKKCPFIVALNKIDRLYDWKQLGRRDVRDVLKEQASNTQLEFQRRTKEVILQFAEQGLNAALFYENTDPKTYISLVPTSAITGEGMGNLLFMIADFCQNMLAKRLMYSEELQATVLEVKALPGLGTTIDAILINGKLREGQTMVVAGTDGPIVTQIRSLLMPQPMKELRVKNAYVEYKEVKAAQGVKIAAKDLEKAIAGINLLIAHKPDEIEICTDEVARELKSALSHIKLAQTGVHVQASTLGSLEALLEFLRTSKIPYSAIRIGPVVKRDVMKASTMLEHEAQYATILAFDVKIEREAQEMADSLGVKIFQADIIYHLFDKFTAYREELKQKKREEFRSVAVFPCKLRILPQFIFNSRDPIVMGVMVESGIVKVGTPICVPSKEFVDIGVVTSIESNHKQLESARKGQEICVKIDPIPGESPKMFGRHFEAEDMLISKISRQSIDACKDYFRDDLIKADWTLMVELKKLFEIL, encoded by the exons ATGGTTAAAGCTAAAAAGGGCAAGAAAGAGATACTGACCAAGGTCGAAGGCGGTTCCTCGGCGGACGAAAT CTCCGACGTGGACAGCGACCAGGTCAGCCTCAACAACAAGAAGAACCAGCCTCTGAAAGCCAACAAAGCTGGCCAGGATGATGTCCAAGCCCTGACCAAAGGCGTGAAGAAGCTCAGTGTCAAGGGAAAAGGCAAGGCAGCCAAAAACGACGACTCCGAtgaggaggaggtggtgccCGCCAAGGGTAAGGCCGCCAAGAAGTCCGCTTTTGAGCTGCTGATGGACGACGACGACCAGGATGATCCGCCTGCCCAGGAAAGCCAGTCAGAGGAGGAGGAAAAAGTGGTCGTCAAGCCCCAGAAGAACGAGAAAAAGGGCAAGAAGGCCAAACGCAAGGGCAAGGACGACGATGATGAAGATCTCGACAAGGTTCTAGCCGAACTCCAGGCGGAATATGCCGGCGAGTCTGTTCCTGCTGCCGCCACTGTTGTTTCCCCCGAAGAACTGGCCGACGAGTTCTCCAAGAAGAAAAAGAACAAGAAGCAGGCCAAGGCTCCGGTTGCCGCGACGGAAAATGCTGGAGAGGATGAGGCCAGCGATGACGAGGAGGGCGGCAGTACCATGAAGTCAGCGGCTCAGAAAAAGAAGGAGAAGAAAGAGCGCCAGAAGCGGGAGGCTGCTCTGGCCAAACAAAAAGCAGCTTCTGAACCCAAACCCAAGGCTGTGGAGAAACCTGCTCCAGAACCGGAGCCCGTAGCCGCGGAGGAAGTCCAACCCGAAGCCGTCGAAGAGGAGGAAAAGTCCAGCAAGAACAAGAAGAAGGGCAAGAAGGACAAGAAGGCCGAGCCCGAAGAGGAGAAAAAGGACACCAAAAAGAAGGGCATGTCAGCCGCCATGGTGGCAGCCATGCAGGAGCAGCTGAAAAAGCGCAAGGAGGAAGAGGAACGCCTGGAGCGAGAAGAGGCAGAGCGCATTCGTCTGGAGGATGAGCGCGAGGAGGCACGTCTGGAGGCAGTGCGCCTGGAGGCCGAGAGGAAGGAGAAAAAGAAGCAACGCGAGGCAGAGCGCAAGGCTCGCTTGAAGGCCGAGGGCAAACTGCTCACCAAGAAGCAGAAGGAGGATCGGGCCAGGGCACAAGCTCTGCTGGAGTCTCTGAAGGCTCAGGGCCTGGAGATTCCCGATCCCACCGAAAAGCGGCCTGCCCGTCTAG GAACCCGCATCCGTCCGAACAAGAAAAAGGGTCCTAAGGAAGAGGCCGCCGAGGAGGAGGCAAAGGCAGCGGAAGCccaagctgctgctgccgccgccgctgcagctgctgccgaGAAAGCAGAAGAGGAAGTGGTCAAGGAGAGCTGGGATGCCACCGACAGCGAGGCAGAGCCAGAACCCGAGGAGGAATCTTCGCAAGCCACCAACAATGGCAAGACCGAAGCTGCCGAGGAAGAGGATGAGGACACGGAAgacgatgacgacgatgaGGATGACGATGACAGCGATGATTCCGACGAGGATAGCGATGATTCGCAGGAAAAGGAGACGGCACTGGCCAATGACCCAGAGTCACGAAGACTCCGTGCAGAAGCTCGAATCCTAAAGCGTCAAGAGGAGGCGGAAAAGAAGCGTAAGACCGATGAACTTAGGGCGGGAGTTGTTTGCGTGCTGGGCCATGTAGATACAGGAAAAACCAAGATTTTGGACAAACTGAGGCGCACTCATGTTCAGGATTCCGAGGCGGGTGGCATTACCCAGCAGATTGGAGCCACAAACGTGCCCATCGAGGCCATCAAGGAGCAAACCAAGTATGTAAAGGCATCTGTTGGATTTGAACATCGCCTGCCCGGTCTACTGATCATCGACACACCCGGTCACGAGTCCTTCAGCAACTTGAGGAATAGAGGGTCCTCCCTCTGCGACATAGCCATCCTGGTGGTGGACATTATGCACGGTTTGGAGCCGCAAACCATCGAGTCCATTCAGCTGCTCAAGAAGAAGAAGTGTCCGTTCATTGTGGCTCTCAACAAGATCGATCGCTTGTACGATTGGAAGCAGTTGGGCCGACGAGATGTGAGGGATGTGCTGAAGGAGCAGGCGAGCAACACACAGCTGGAGTTCCAGCGACGCACCAAGGAAGTGATCCTGCAGTTTGCCGAGCAGGGCTTGAACGCCGCTCTCTTCTACGAGAACACGGATCCCAAGACGTACATTTCGCTGGTGCCCACCAGTGCGATAACGGGCGAGGGCATGGGCAATCTGCTCTTCATGATTGCTGACTTCTGTCAGAATATGCTGGCCAAGCGTTTGATGTACTCCGAGGAGCTGCAGGCCACCGTGCTGGAGGTAAAGGCGCTTCCCGGCCTGGGTACCACCATCGATGCCATTCTGATCAACGGCAAGCTGCGCGAGGGTCAGACCATGGTTGTGGCCGGCACAGATGGACCCATCGTCACCCAGATCCGTTCGCTGCTGATGCCCCAGCCCATGAAGGAGTTGCGTGTGAAGAACGCCTATGTGGAGTACAAGGAGGTAAAGGCGGCGCAGGGCGTGAAGATCGCTGCCAAGGATCTGGAGAAGGCCATTGCGGGCATCAATCTGCTGATTGCCCACAAGCCGGATGAAATCGAAATTTGCAC tGATGAAGTTGCTCGGGAGCTGAAGAGTGCTCTTAGTCACATTAAACTGGCCCAGACAGGCGTTCATGTCCAGGCCTCCACGCTGGGTTCGTTGGAGGCTCTACTGGAGTTCCTGCGCACATCTAAAATTCCG taCTCTGCTATCCGCATTGGCCCCGTGGTGAAACGCGATGTGATGAAGGCCTCCACAATGTTGGAACACGAGGCGCA GTATGCAACGATTCTGGCTTTCGACGTGAAGATCGAGCGGGAGGCACAGGAAATGGCCGATTCCCTGGGCGTGAAAATATTCCAAGCGGACATTATCTATCATCTGTTCGATAAGTTCACCGCCTATCGCGAGGAGCTCAAGCAGAAGAAGCGCGAAGAGTTCCGCTCCGTGGCCGTCTTCCCCTGCAAGTTGAGG ATACTGCCACAGTTCATATTCAACAGCCGAGATCCGATCGTGATGGGCGTGATGGTGGAGAGCGGCATTGTCAAAGTGGGCACTCCAATTTGCGTGCCCAGCAAGGAG TTCGTGGACATTGGAGTCGTGACTTCCATCGAATCGAATCACAAGCAACTCGAATCGGCGCGCAAGGGTCAGGAGATTTGCGTCAAGATCGATCCGATTCCGGGTGAATCGCCCAAAATGTTTGGTCGCCACTTCGAGGCCGAGGACATGCTGATCAGCAAG
- the LOC108035498 gene encoding uncharacterized protein LOC108035498: MMSSEATGSITIKEEASSSSTASSIPVESGETEAKKPEIGADKAESLSEAEGGNAAESTETHLKRLQNLRKELSYLSETDWMYESLDKKATQ, translated from the exons ATGATGTCTAGCGAAGCTACCGGGAGTATTACCATCAAAGAAGAAGCATCCTCGAGCAGTACGGCTAGCAGTATTCCCGTAGAATCCGGCGAAACAGAG GCTAAGAAACCGGAGATCGGCGCTGACAAGGCGGAATCGCTGAGCGAAGCCGAGGGCGGGAACGCCGCGGAGTCGACGGAGACCCACTTGAAGCGACTGCAGAATCTGCGCAAGGAATTGAGCTACCTCAGCGAAACCGACTGGATGTACGAGAGTCTC